One window of the Lonchura striata isolate bLonStr1 chromosome 9, bLonStr1.mat, whole genome shotgun sequence genome contains the following:
- the LOC110467785 gene encoding coagulation factor XIII B chain-like, giving the protein MRFKSCFIFLVMVCSKQLFAEDTPCDLPQIENGNLPQYYYSFKRYYFPMHKGKKLSYSCMVGYTTESGTQDGRITCTAKGWSPVPRCYRRCTKPLLENGSFYSTEMDFKIHEKLQYKCNPGYHTPSGATEDTVQCQPQGWSFQPSCTKKLESCRVPRLEHGSYAGAAQEVRLNGTLRYRCRHGYRAAAGSASDTALCLQHGWELPPSCTRVTCSTLSEVAHGGFHPVKKAYEEGDVVHFFCDKHYSVTGFDLIQCYNFGWYPDPPVCEDIKNKCPPPPLHGHMDGYISTARRTYHNGDKVRVQCTLERRSSEEIQCEGGKWTSPSTCIGTVDKQESGTAPPPLEADAEIRASQTHHSEDMKMQQDCASPPVIKNGAVLGPLLESYKNGSWVEYGCQHYHFLDGPSTVYCDHGNWTEQPTCLEPCTLNVTDMDSNNLTLKWRREELVFLHGDLIEFECKQGYSFLQTAITSPGRTQCDHGRLNYPKCVIQAATEKCGSPPSIANGVLTLPALPQYDSGSSVQYICSDYHFMQGSDRISCSEGQWTSPPVCIEPCTLSKTEMEKNNVLLQAFYADQDYFYHGDYVGFYCKQNHFGAESGTTLFQVQCKRGQLAYPRCVERGKQV; this is encoded by the exons atgagatttaaaagctgttttatcTTCCTAGTTATGGTGTGTTCAAAGCAACTCTTTGCAGAAG ATACACCTTGTGATTTGCCACAGATAGAAAATGGAAACCTTCCCCAGTACTATTACAGTTTCAAAAGATACTATTTCCCTATgcataaaggaaaaaagctctCCTATTCTTGTATGGTTGGTTACACAACTGAAAGTGGGACTCAAGATGGAAGAATAACTTGTACAGCAAAAGGATGGTCTCCAGTGCCACGATGCTACA GACGATGTACCAagcctcttttggaaaatgGCTCTTTTTACAGTACAGAAATGGACTTCAAAATCCATGAGAAATTGCAATACAAATGTAATCCAGGCTACCACACCCCAAGTGGTGCTACTGAAGATACAGTGCAGTGTCAGCCACAAGGATGGTCCTTCCAGCCAAGCTGTACTAAAAAACTTG AGTCGTGCCGGGTGCCGCGGCTGGAGCACGGCAGCTACGCCGGGGCGGCGCAGGAGGTGCGGCTGAACGGGACGCTGCGCTACCGCTGCCGGCACGGATACCGCGCCGCGGCCGGCAGCGCCTCGGACACGGCGCTGTGCCTCCAGCACGGATGGGAGCTCCCCCCCAGCTGCACCA GGGTAACTTGCTCCACTTTGAGCGAAGTAGCTCATGGAGGTTTCCATCCTGTGAAGAAAGCCTATGAAGAAGGAGATGTAGTTCACTTTTTCTGTGACAAACATTATTCTGTCACTGGATTTGACTTAATTCAATGCTATAATTTTGGGTGGTATCCAGACCCTCCAGTGTGTGAAG acataaaaaataaatgtcctCCACCACCACTCCATGGCCACATGGATGGCTAcatcagcacagccaggagaacATATCATAATGGAGACAAAGTTCGTGTACAGTGTACCCTGGAAAGGAGAAGTTCTGAGGAAATCCAGTGTGAAGGAGGAAAATGGACATCACCCTCTACCTGTATTG GAACTGTGGATAAACAGGAATCTGGGACAGCACCACCACCACTCGAGGCAGATGCAGAAATAAGGGCAAGCCAAACACATCACAGTGAAGATATGA AAATGCAGCAAGACTGTGCCTCTCCACCTGTGATTAAAAATGGTGCTGTCCTGGGCCCATTATTGGAAAGTTACAAAAATGGTTCCTGGGTAGAATATGGTTGTCAGCATTACCACTTTTTGGATGGGCCCAGTACTGTTTATTGTGACCATGGAAACTGGACAGAACAACCAACCTGCTTAG aACCATGTACTCTTAATGTAACTGATATGGACAGCAACAACTTAACATTGAAATGGAGACGGGAAGAATTAGTTTTCCTCCATGGAGATCTCATAGAGTTTGAATGTAAACAGGGATATAGTTTTCTCCAGACTGCCATAACATCTCCTGGGAGGACACAGTGTGACCATGGCAGACTGAATTATCCAAAATGTGTTATTCAAG CTGCTACAGAAAAATGTGGCTCTCCACCCTCTATTGCAAATGGAGTTCTTactctcccagcactgccccagtatGACAGTGGTTCATCAGTTCAGTATATTTGCTCTGACTATCATTTTATGCAAGGCTCTGATAGAATCTCCTGCTCTGAAGGACAATGGACCTCACCACCAGTTTGTATAG AGCCATGTACTTTGTCAAAAactgaaatggagaaaaataatgtGCTACTGCAAGCATTCTATGCAGACCAAGATTACTTTTACCACGGGGATTATGTTGGATTTTACTGTAAACAGAACCATTTTGGAGCAGAATCTGGCACAACTTTATTTCAAGTACAGTGTAAGAGAGGACAGCTGGCATATCCAAGGTGTGTTGAAAGAGGAAAGCAAGTATGA
- the CFH gene encoding complement factor H isoform X1: MLFLGYAALLLCWMHCAAERACEEPPPRRVKEVPTKRWHSPPYPHGTQATYNCRPGYVKMGRIAFQCIDGAWKQLAPVTECRNKPCGHPGDTEFGVFELTSGSEFVFGARVEYRCNDGYQMLSQRNYRECQADGWSNDIPHCEVVKCLPVQEPENGRIIMTGAFELGQEYSFGQVVNFECNANHKLVGAKEIICSANGEWSNNVPQCKEIICAVPEIPHGYVRSPKESYKENELIQFFCKEGYKYGNRGDALCTGSGWNPPPYCTEIVCSPPVISSGNFKPQKDKYIMGNTITVECDDGYHFKAMTGRTTTECTKNGWVPDPACVRKPCDYPLIENGKLSYSYENYRNYYFPKRFGQTVDYYCLEGYSTPTGDYWFRITCSERGWFPEPKCLKKCSIRELANGYFLHRSWNDFYKEGESARYVCYDNYQAQHEEVTCTRDGWAPPPRCTRKKKCHNINFENGYLNSYRGTFNLKEKILYKCHAGFVTPEGQETGHTQCQESGWTPLPKCIKSCKAPGDILIHHTKKTVFMPEDTIEYSCLEGYKTTNNMPTDSTMCGKNGEWSPEPQCHEIQCALLPLSNGDFSPKEGKYHSGAVVKFTCAKNYIRVGSASTQCYHFGWFPSPPVCQVSVKGCGPPPEIPSGSIVDGSVEQYQHGDRKQYECNSDFKLVGSKEIECIDGQWSSLPSCIEDKVPCKSPSSIPNVVLHEADQDQYSHGDEVTCGCKPGSDNTEEMKIKCLNGEWKPLPVCADASPQCVIPEYVVLVRSGQYPMSKRRTGFHKVINYKCTSDDENVKQATCVSGRWTPEIACTAEESVCPPPPQVPGAQQTTVGRNFRNGSKASFSCRDGFELIGTKEITCIEGKWQSPPYCVERPCFSPKSVECADAPRLKNPNLRIEREGKTIYLPGARFKYVSRPGYMLNGPTEINCSMGNWTATPSCLEMPCGSVPKVANAHFEGRQKESYEPGETIQYHCDSGFLIVGSLEIICRKGNWTAPPFCEDVSCGAAPEIPNARIASAPQDRYLPGARVHYQCERNFQMVGRNYILCSNGQWSQPPVCRDVSCNPPPEIAGGRIDGIRKSRYMPGETAKYQCWKNFKMTGTSTVACKNGTWTDPPTCKGQGGRCGTPPAIQSGELLVFPLQEYQQGDTVEYKCPDFYILKGSSTITCLNGQWTSPPVCLVACTASEEDMDSNNIELKWVGQAKLYSTSGDYIEFRCKQGYLKDPSTPNFRVQCVEGTLKYPRCTLGRNCSLNRNIMEKNNIQLQSSSQSSPHYHSGDSVVFMCKRWYQEVSQKEKFRAQCLDGVIQYPVCQCEC, translated from the exons ATGTTGTTCCTGGGCTATGCAGCTCTGCTCTTGTGTTGGATGCATTGTGCTGCAGAAAGAG ctTGTGAAGAGCCTCCTCCTAGGAGGGTAAAAGAAGTGCCTACTAAAAGATGGCACAGCCCTCCCTATCCACATGGGACTCAAGCAACATACAATTGTCGGCCCGGATATGTAAAAATGGGAAGAATTGCATTTCAGTGCATTGATGGAGCATGGAAGCAGCTGGCGCCAGTGACAGAATGCAGAA ATAAGCCCTGTGGACATCCTGGAGACACTGAGTTTGGTGTCTTTGAACTTACCAGTGGAAGTGAATTTGTTTTTGGTGCGAGAGTTGAGTACAGATGTAATGATGG ATACCAGATGCTCAGCCAAAGGAATTACCGTGAGTGTCAGGCAGATGGATGGAGCAATGACATCCCTCACTGTGAAG tggTAAAGTGTTTACCTGTACAAGAACCTGAAAATGGAAGGATAATTATGACTGGTGCATTTGAGCTAGGCCAAGAATATTCCTTTGGCCAGGTTGTAAATTTTGAATGTAATGCAAATCACAAGCTTGTTGGAGCTAAAGAAATCATTTGCTCTGCTAATGGAGAATGGAGTAACAATGTGCCTCAGTGCAAAG AAATTATCTGTGCCGTGCCAGAAATCCCTCATGGATACGTCCGTTCTCCAAAGGAGTCTTACAAGGAAAATGAACTAATACAGTTTTTCTGTAAAGAAGGATACAAATATGGGAACAGAGGAGATGCATTGTGCACTGGATCGGGATGGAATCCACCTCCCTATTGCACTG aaattgtATGCTCTCCTCCAGTAATTTCCTCTGGGAACTTTAAACCTCAAAAAGACAAGTACATAATGGGTAATACAATCACAGTAGAGTGTGATGATGGGTATCATTTCAAAGCGATGACTGGCAGAACCACAACTGAATGCACCAAGAATGGCTGGGTGCCTGATCCAGCTTGTGTCC GGAAACCATGTGACTACCCACTTATAGAAAATGGCAAGCTTAGTTATTCATATGAGAACTACAGGAACTATTACTTTCCGAAAAGATTTGGACAGACTGTAGATTACTACTGCCTCGAAGGCTATTCAACCCCCACTGGAGATTACTGGTTTCGAATTACCTGTTCTGAAAGGGGCTGGTTTCCAGAGCCAAAATGCCTGA AAAAATGTTCCATCAGAGAGCTGGCAAACGGTTATTTCCTACACCGCAGCTGGAACGATTTTTACAAGGAAGGTGAGAGTGCCAGGTACGTCTGCTATGACAACTACCAGGCTCAGCATGAAGAGGTCACATGCACAAGGGATGGCTGGGCACCTCCTCCGAGATGTACCCGTAAAA AAAAGTGCCacaatataaattttgagaatgGCTATTTGAACTCATATAGGGGAACATTCAATTTAAAAGAGAAGATCCTGTATAAATGTCACGCTGGCTTTGTGACTCCAGAAGGACAAGAAACGGGACACACACAGTGCCAAGAGAGTGGCTGGACTCCACTTCCAAAGTGCATCA AATCATGTAAAGCACCAGGGGACATTTTGATtcaccacacaaaaaaaactgTGTTCATGCCTGAGGATACAATTGAGTATTCATGTTTGGAGGGATATAAAACTACAAATAACATGCCAACTGATAGCACAATGTGTGGCAAAAATGGAGAATGGAGTCCAGAACCCCAGTGTCATG AAATTCAATGTGCGCTGCTGCCATTGAGCAATGGAGATTTCTCTCCCAAAGAGGGTAAATACCACAGTGGAGCTGTTGTGAAATTTACCTGTGCAAAAAACTACATAAGGGTGGGATCTGCCTCTACTCAGTGCTACCACTTTGGATGGTTTCCATCACCACCAGTGTGTCAAG TGAGTGTCAAAGGCTGTGGGCCTCCCCCGGAAATTCCCAGTGGAAGTATTGTTGACGGCTCTGTGGAACAGTACCAGCATGGGGACAGAAAGCAGTATGAATGTAACAGCGATTTTAAGTTGGTTGGATCAAAGGAAATAGAATGTATTGATGGACAGTGGTCATCTCTTCCCTCTTGCATTG AAGACAAAGTGCCCTGTAAATCACCTTCCTCTATCCCAAATGTTGTCCTGCATGAGGCAGACCAGGACCAGTATTCACATGGGGATGAAGTAACTTGTGGATGTAAACCAGGCTCTGACAATActgaggaaatgaaaataaaatgtcttaaTGGAGAATGGAAGCCTTTACCTGTTTGTGCTG atgcatCCCCTCAATGTGTGATTCCAGAGTATGTTGTGCTGGTGCGCTCTGGCCAGTATCCCATGTCAAAAAGGAGGACTGGGTTCCATAAAGTTATAAATTACAAATGTACATCAGATGACGAAAATGTTAAACAGGCAACTTGTGTGTCTGGGAGATGGACACCAGAGATTGCATGTACAG CTGAGGAGAGTGTGTGCCCACCTCCACCTCAGGTGCCTGGTGCTCAGCAGACAACAGTAGGAAGAAACTTCAGGAATGGGAGTAAAGCATCTTTTTCATGTCGTGATGGTTTTGAGCTCATCGGTACAAAGGAAATAACCTGTATAGAAGGGAAGTGGCAATCACCACCTTACTGTGTGG AAAGACCATGTTTCTCACCAAAATCTGTAGAATGTGCTGATGCCCCCAGGCTGAAAAATCCAAACTTAAGAAttgaaagagaagggaaaacaatTTATCTGCCTGGTGCTAGATTTAAGTATGTTTCTCGTCCTGGATACATGTTAAATGGACCAACAGAAATAAATTGCTCTATGGGAAATTGGACTGCAACTCCTTCATGCTTGG AAATGCCATGTGGAAGTGTTCCCAAAGTTGCCAATGCTCACTTTGAAGGCAGACAGAAGGAATCTTATGAGCCTGGAGAAACAATTCAATACCACTGTGATTCAGGGTTCCTGATTGTTGGTTCCCTTGAAATTATCTGCAGGAAGGGAAACTGGACAGCACCACCCTTCTGTGAAG ATGTCAGCTGTGGAGCTGCGCCTGAAATCCCCAATGCGCGCATTGCAAGCGCTCCTCAGGACAGGTACCTGCCCGGTGCCAGGGTGCACTATCAGTGTGAAAGGAATTTTCAGATGGTGGGTAGAAATTACATCCTTTGTTCAAATGGTCAATGGTCACAACCACCAGTTTGCAGAG ATGTGTCATGTAATCCTCCTCCAGAAATTGCTGGTGGTAGGATTGATGGTATTAGAAAGTCCAGGTATATGCCTGGGGAGACTGCAAAGTATCAATGCTGGAAAAATTTTAAGATGACTGGGACTTCCACTGTAGCGTGCAAAAATGGGACCTGGACAGACCCGCCAACATGCAAAG GCCAAGGTGGGAGATGTGGCACACCTCCAGCTATTCAAAGTGGAGAGCTTCTTGTCTTCCCCTTGCAAGAATATCAACAAGGTGATACTGTGGAATATAAATGCCCGGATTTCTATATCTTGAAAGGATCTTCAACAATCACCTGTCTTAACGGGCAGTGGACAAGCCCCCCAGTTTGTCTGG TGGCCTGTACAGCATCAGAAGAAGATATGGACAGCAACAATATTGAGCTGAAATGGGTTGGACAAGCCAAGCTGTACTCCACATCGGGTGACTATATTGAATTCCGTTGTAAACAGGGATATTTGAAAGATCCAAGTACTCCCAACTTCAGAGTCCAGTGTGTGGAGGGGACATTGAAATACCCACGGTGCACACTGGGAA GGAACTGCTCCCTGAACAGGAACATTATGGAAAAGAACAATATTCAGTTGCAGTCATCCAGCCAGTCAAGCCCTCACTATCACTCAGGGGACTCTGTTGTGTTCATGTGCAAGCGCTGGTACCAGGAGGTTTCCCAGAAGGAGAAATTCAGAGCGCAGTGCCTGGATGGAGTGATTCAATATCCTGTGTGTCAGT GTGAGTGTTGA
- the CFH gene encoding complement factor H isoform X2: MLFLGYAALLLCWMHCAAERACEEPPPRRVKEVPTKRWHSPPYPHGTQATYNCRPGYVKMGRIAFQCIDGAWKQLAPVTECRNKPCGHPGDTEFGVFELTSGSEFVFGARVEYRCNDGYQMLSQRNYRECQADGWSNDIPHCEVVKCLPVQEPENGRIIMTGAFELGQEYSFGQVVNFECNANHKLVGAKEIICSANGEWSNNVPQCKEIICAVPEIPHGYVRSPKESYKENELIQFFCKEGYKYGNRGDALCTGSGWNPPPYCTEIVCSPPVISSGNFKPQKDKYIMGNTITVECDDGYHFKAMTGRTTTECTKNGWVPDPACVRKPCDYPLIENGKLSYSYENYRNYYFPKRFGQTVDYYCLEGYSTPTGDYWFRITCSERGWFPEPKCLKKCSIRELANGYFLHRSWNDFYKEGESARYVCYDNYQAQHEEVTCTRDGWAPPPRCTRKKKCHNINFENGYLNSYRGTFNLKEKILYKCHAGFVTPEGQETGHTQCQESGWTPLPKCIKSCKAPGDILIHHTKKTVFMPEDTIEYSCLEGYKTTNNMPTDSTMCGKNGEWSPEPQCHEIQCALLPLSNGDFSPKEGKYHSGAVVKFTCAKNYIRVGSASTQCYHFGWFPSPPVCQVSVKGCGPPPEIPSGSIVDGSVEQYQHGDRKQYECNSDFKLVGSKEIECIDGQWSSLPSCIEDKVPCKSPSSIPNVVLHEADQDQYSHGDEVTCGCKPGSDNTEEMKIKCLNGEWKPLPVCADASPQCVIPEYVVLVRSGQYPMSKRRTGFHKVINYKCTSDDENVKQATCVSGRWTPEIACTAEESVCPPPPQVPGAQQTTVGRNFRNGSKASFSCRDGFELIGTKEITCIEGKWQSPPYCVERPCFSPKSVECADAPRLKNPNLRIEREGKTIYLPGARFKYVSRPGYMLNGPTEINCSMGNWTATPSCLEMPCGSVPKVANAHFEGRQKESYEPGETIQYHCDSGFLIVGSLEIICRKGNWTAPPFCEDVSCGAAPEIPNARIASAPQDRYLPGARVHYQCERNFQMVGRNYILCSNGQWSQPPVCRDVSCNPPPEIAGGRIDGIRKSRYMPGETAKYQCWKNFKMTGTSTVACKNGTWTDPPTCKGQGGRCGTPPAIQSGELLVFPLQEYQQGDTVEYKCPDFYILKGSSTITCLNGQWTSPPVCLVACTASEEDMDSNNIELKWVGQAKLYSTSGDYIEFRCKQGYLKDPSTPNFRVQCVEGTLKYPRCTLGRNCSLNRNIMEKNNIQLQSSSQSSPHYHSGDSVVFMCKRWYQEVSQKEKFRAQCLDGVIQYPVCQ, from the exons ATGTTGTTCCTGGGCTATGCAGCTCTGCTCTTGTGTTGGATGCATTGTGCTGCAGAAAGAG ctTGTGAAGAGCCTCCTCCTAGGAGGGTAAAAGAAGTGCCTACTAAAAGATGGCACAGCCCTCCCTATCCACATGGGACTCAAGCAACATACAATTGTCGGCCCGGATATGTAAAAATGGGAAGAATTGCATTTCAGTGCATTGATGGAGCATGGAAGCAGCTGGCGCCAGTGACAGAATGCAGAA ATAAGCCCTGTGGACATCCTGGAGACACTGAGTTTGGTGTCTTTGAACTTACCAGTGGAAGTGAATTTGTTTTTGGTGCGAGAGTTGAGTACAGATGTAATGATGG ATACCAGATGCTCAGCCAAAGGAATTACCGTGAGTGTCAGGCAGATGGATGGAGCAATGACATCCCTCACTGTGAAG tggTAAAGTGTTTACCTGTACAAGAACCTGAAAATGGAAGGATAATTATGACTGGTGCATTTGAGCTAGGCCAAGAATATTCCTTTGGCCAGGTTGTAAATTTTGAATGTAATGCAAATCACAAGCTTGTTGGAGCTAAAGAAATCATTTGCTCTGCTAATGGAGAATGGAGTAACAATGTGCCTCAGTGCAAAG AAATTATCTGTGCCGTGCCAGAAATCCCTCATGGATACGTCCGTTCTCCAAAGGAGTCTTACAAGGAAAATGAACTAATACAGTTTTTCTGTAAAGAAGGATACAAATATGGGAACAGAGGAGATGCATTGTGCACTGGATCGGGATGGAATCCACCTCCCTATTGCACTG aaattgtATGCTCTCCTCCAGTAATTTCCTCTGGGAACTTTAAACCTCAAAAAGACAAGTACATAATGGGTAATACAATCACAGTAGAGTGTGATGATGGGTATCATTTCAAAGCGATGACTGGCAGAACCACAACTGAATGCACCAAGAATGGCTGGGTGCCTGATCCAGCTTGTGTCC GGAAACCATGTGACTACCCACTTATAGAAAATGGCAAGCTTAGTTATTCATATGAGAACTACAGGAACTATTACTTTCCGAAAAGATTTGGACAGACTGTAGATTACTACTGCCTCGAAGGCTATTCAACCCCCACTGGAGATTACTGGTTTCGAATTACCTGTTCTGAAAGGGGCTGGTTTCCAGAGCCAAAATGCCTGA AAAAATGTTCCATCAGAGAGCTGGCAAACGGTTATTTCCTACACCGCAGCTGGAACGATTTTTACAAGGAAGGTGAGAGTGCCAGGTACGTCTGCTATGACAACTACCAGGCTCAGCATGAAGAGGTCACATGCACAAGGGATGGCTGGGCACCTCCTCCGAGATGTACCCGTAAAA AAAAGTGCCacaatataaattttgagaatgGCTATTTGAACTCATATAGGGGAACATTCAATTTAAAAGAGAAGATCCTGTATAAATGTCACGCTGGCTTTGTGACTCCAGAAGGACAAGAAACGGGACACACACAGTGCCAAGAGAGTGGCTGGACTCCACTTCCAAAGTGCATCA AATCATGTAAAGCACCAGGGGACATTTTGATtcaccacacaaaaaaaactgTGTTCATGCCTGAGGATACAATTGAGTATTCATGTTTGGAGGGATATAAAACTACAAATAACATGCCAACTGATAGCACAATGTGTGGCAAAAATGGAGAATGGAGTCCAGAACCCCAGTGTCATG AAATTCAATGTGCGCTGCTGCCATTGAGCAATGGAGATTTCTCTCCCAAAGAGGGTAAATACCACAGTGGAGCTGTTGTGAAATTTACCTGTGCAAAAAACTACATAAGGGTGGGATCTGCCTCTACTCAGTGCTACCACTTTGGATGGTTTCCATCACCACCAGTGTGTCAAG TGAGTGTCAAAGGCTGTGGGCCTCCCCCGGAAATTCCCAGTGGAAGTATTGTTGACGGCTCTGTGGAACAGTACCAGCATGGGGACAGAAAGCAGTATGAATGTAACAGCGATTTTAAGTTGGTTGGATCAAAGGAAATAGAATGTATTGATGGACAGTGGTCATCTCTTCCCTCTTGCATTG AAGACAAAGTGCCCTGTAAATCACCTTCCTCTATCCCAAATGTTGTCCTGCATGAGGCAGACCAGGACCAGTATTCACATGGGGATGAAGTAACTTGTGGATGTAAACCAGGCTCTGACAATActgaggaaatgaaaataaaatgtcttaaTGGAGAATGGAAGCCTTTACCTGTTTGTGCTG atgcatCCCCTCAATGTGTGATTCCAGAGTATGTTGTGCTGGTGCGCTCTGGCCAGTATCCCATGTCAAAAAGGAGGACTGGGTTCCATAAAGTTATAAATTACAAATGTACATCAGATGACGAAAATGTTAAACAGGCAACTTGTGTGTCTGGGAGATGGACACCAGAGATTGCATGTACAG CTGAGGAGAGTGTGTGCCCACCTCCACCTCAGGTGCCTGGTGCTCAGCAGACAACAGTAGGAAGAAACTTCAGGAATGGGAGTAAAGCATCTTTTTCATGTCGTGATGGTTTTGAGCTCATCGGTACAAAGGAAATAACCTGTATAGAAGGGAAGTGGCAATCACCACCTTACTGTGTGG AAAGACCATGTTTCTCACCAAAATCTGTAGAATGTGCTGATGCCCCCAGGCTGAAAAATCCAAACTTAAGAAttgaaagagaagggaaaacaatTTATCTGCCTGGTGCTAGATTTAAGTATGTTTCTCGTCCTGGATACATGTTAAATGGACCAACAGAAATAAATTGCTCTATGGGAAATTGGACTGCAACTCCTTCATGCTTGG AAATGCCATGTGGAAGTGTTCCCAAAGTTGCCAATGCTCACTTTGAAGGCAGACAGAAGGAATCTTATGAGCCTGGAGAAACAATTCAATACCACTGTGATTCAGGGTTCCTGATTGTTGGTTCCCTTGAAATTATCTGCAGGAAGGGAAACTGGACAGCACCACCCTTCTGTGAAG ATGTCAGCTGTGGAGCTGCGCCTGAAATCCCCAATGCGCGCATTGCAAGCGCTCCTCAGGACAGGTACCTGCCCGGTGCCAGGGTGCACTATCAGTGTGAAAGGAATTTTCAGATGGTGGGTAGAAATTACATCCTTTGTTCAAATGGTCAATGGTCACAACCACCAGTTTGCAGAG ATGTGTCATGTAATCCTCCTCCAGAAATTGCTGGTGGTAGGATTGATGGTATTAGAAAGTCCAGGTATATGCCTGGGGAGACTGCAAAGTATCAATGCTGGAAAAATTTTAAGATGACTGGGACTTCCACTGTAGCGTGCAAAAATGGGACCTGGACAGACCCGCCAACATGCAAAG GCCAAGGTGGGAGATGTGGCACACCTCCAGCTATTCAAAGTGGAGAGCTTCTTGTCTTCCCCTTGCAAGAATATCAACAAGGTGATACTGTGGAATATAAATGCCCGGATTTCTATATCTTGAAAGGATCTTCAACAATCACCTGTCTTAACGGGCAGTGGACAAGCCCCCCAGTTTGTCTGG TGGCCTGTACAGCATCAGAAGAAGATATGGACAGCAACAATATTGAGCTGAAATGGGTTGGACAAGCCAAGCTGTACTCCACATCGGGTGACTATATTGAATTCCGTTGTAAACAGGGATATTTGAAAGATCCAAGTACTCCCAACTTCAGAGTCCAGTGTGTGGAGGGGACATTGAAATACCCACGGTGCACACTGGGAA GGAACTGCTCCCTGAACAGGAACATTATGGAAAAGAACAATATTCAGTTGCAGTCATCCAGCCAGTCAAGCCCTCACTATCACTCAGGGGACTCTGTTGTGTTCATGTGCAAGCGCTGGTACCAGGAGGTTTCCCAGAAGGAGAAATTCAGAGCGCAGTGCCTGGATGGAGTGATTCAATATCCTGTGTGTCAGT AA